A genomic region of Plasmodium falciparum 3D7 genome assembly, chromosome: 11 contains the following coding sequences:
- a CDS encoding rifin: MKLHYTKMLLFFFLLNILLTSYYAHNKNKPSITSHHTPRYTSRVLSECDTESSIYDSDEEINSVKEIFERQTSQRLREYDERLQEKRQKRKEQRDKNIQKIIQKDKMEKNLAEKIEKGCLMCGCGLGSVAGSVGLFGGIAINIWKNVALDVGIKEAIKAAAAEISASANAAGAAEIMKLIKSKFVVSTLGGKDLGTYFATTSYKDVTNITQAVQQLYFEKCILPSSGSLRFPFADANRHIPICQSVWNQIQTVSQRGQYISPDEIIKRTVKTMVADAEEPAKAAAEAARESAINAIKARETGLINTVFMSKQTAIIASVVAILIIVLVMIIIYLVLRYRRKKKMNKKAQYTKLLKE; encoded by the exons atgaaactgCACTACActaaaatgttattatttttctttctattaaatatattgttaacATCATATTAT gcacataataaaaataaaccatCCATCACATCACATCATACACCAAGATATACATCACGAGTGTTAAGCGAATGTGACACAGAATCGTCAATTTATGATAGTGATGAGGAAATCAATTCAGTGAAGGAAATTTTCGAAAGACAAACCTCACAAAGATTACGAGAATATGACGAAAGGTTGCAAGAAAAACGACAAAAACGTAAAGAACAGCGtgacaaaaatatacaaaaaattattcaaaaagataaaatggaGAAAAACTTGGcagaaaaaatagaaaaaggtTGTCTTATGTGTGGGTGTGGGCTAGGAAGTGTTGCAGGAAGTGTTGGATTATTTGGTGGGATTGCTATAAATATCTGGAAAAATGTGGCACTTGATGTTGGTATTAAAGAAGCTATAAAAGCAGCTGCTGCTGAGATTTCGGCTTCCGCTAATGCTGCGGGTGCGGCggaaataatgaaattaataaaatcaaaATTTGTTGTATCAACTCTAGGTGGTAAGGATTTGGGGACCTATTTTGCTACAACATCTTATAAAGATGTCACAAACATTACTCAAGCTGTTCAACAACTATATTTTGAGAAATGTATACTTCCTTCTTCAGGGAGTCTGCGCTTCCCTTTCGCTGACGCTAACCGTCATATTCCTATTTGTCAGTCGGTGTGGAACCAAATTCAAACTGTATCACAAAGAGGACAATATATTTCACCTGacgaaattataaaaagaactGTAAAAACTATGGTGGCAGACGCCGAAGAGCCTGCTAAAGCCGCTGCTGAGGCTGCTAGAGAAAGTGCTATTAATGCAATAAAAGCTCGAGAGACCGGTCTGATAAATACTGTATTTATGAGTAAGCAAACTGCTATTATTGCTTCTGTTGTTGCAATATTAATTATAGTTTTggttatgataataatttatttagttTTACGTTAtcgacgaaaaaaaaaaatgaataaaaaagcccaatacacaaaattattaaaagaataa
- a CDS encoding rifin, whose translation MKVHYINILLFALPLNILVRLCNVGSPHKNPSITPKFPPNTRLLCDCELYSPANYDSDPEMKAVMQGFDRQTSQRFEEYNERLLENKQKCKEQCDKEIQKIILKDKLEKELAEKFVTLQTDISINDIPTCVCEKSLGDKVEKSCLKCGKNLGGFIPGLGLIGGTAVYAAAVNAATKAGMKAALDELKSVNGLFQLLGENIKDLVTATNFNCKDALLRRIDTITTPLCKSDEAVNNLYCSLKSGKQPMGFSKIKSKISNAAEWAASASDEAKAEALNATFTWETFFSSPLGISLLVTVCIIIILSIIYLILRYRRKKKMKKKLQYIKLLEE comes from the exons atgaaagtccattatattaatatattattgtttgctcttccattaaatatattggtaaGATTATGTAAT gTAGGTTCCCCCCACAAAAATCCATCCATCACACCAAAATTTCCACCAAATACCAGGTTATTATGCGACTGTGAATTATATTCACCTGCCAACTATGATAGTGATCCCGAAATGAAAGCAGTAATGCAAGGTTTTGATCGTCAAACATCGCAACGTTTTGAAGAATACAATGAACGCTTGCTcgaaaacaaacaaaaatgtaaagaaCAATGCGAtaaagaaatacaaaaaattattttaaaagataaattgGAAAAAGAATTGGCTGAAAAGTTTGTCACATTACAAACAGATATATCTATCAATGACATACCCACATGCGTTTGCGAAAAATCTTTAGGGGACAAAGTAGAAAAAAGTTGTTTGAAATGTGGAAAAAATCTAGGAGGGTTTATTCCAGGGTTGGGTTTGATAGGTGGAACTGCTGTATATGCTGCAGCAGTAAATGCTGCTACGAAAGCTGGAATGAAAGCCGCTCTTGATGAATTAAAGAGTGTTAATGGTCTTTTTCAATTACTTGgggaaaatattaaagattTGGTTACTGCAACAAATTTTAATTGTAAGGATGCTCTCCTTAGAAGAATTGATACTATAACAACTCCATTATGTAAATCTGACGAAGCTGtcaataatttatattgttcattAAAATCAGGTAAACAGCCAATGGGATttagtaaaataaaaagtaagaTATCCAATGCTGCGGAATGGGCTGCTTCAGCTTCTGATGAAGCCAAAGCAGAAGCATTGAACGCAACATTTACATGGGAAACATTTTTTTCGAGTCCTTTAGGAATTTCTCTTCTTGTAACAGTATGCATAATCATTATACTatcaattatttatttaattttacgatatcgacgaaaaaaaaaaatgaagaaaaaactccaatatataaaattattagaagaataa